In Stigmatopora nigra isolate UIUO_SnigA chromosome 2, RoL_Snig_1.1, whole genome shotgun sequence, a single window of DNA contains:
- the nudt4a gene encoding nudix (nucleoside diphosphate linked moiety X)-type motif 4a — protein sequence MMKFKPNQTRTYDGEGFKRRAACLCFRNESEDEVLLVSSSRHPDQWIVPGGGVEPEEEPCGAAVREVYEEAGVKGKLGRLLGIFEHNQDRKHRTYVYILIVTDILEDWEDSINIGRKRNWFKIDEAIQVLQSYRPVQAEYLHRHKNTCNSTCSPVCHPSNGNTLGSLMMDNSNPHYVVSSAKTLDLVNR from the exons ATGATGAAGTTTAAGCCCAACCAGACCAGGACGTATGACGGCGAAGGGTTCAAAAGACGAGCGGCATGTTTGTGTTTCAGAAACGAGTCCGAGGATGAG GTGCTTCTGGTGAGCAGCAGCCGACATCCGGACCAATGGATTGTGCCAGGGGGAGGAGTTGAGCCTGAGGAGGAACCTTGTGGTGCTGCTGTCAGAGAGGTTTATGAAGAG GCTGGAGTTAAAGGAAAGCTTGGCAGACTTCTTGGAATTTTTGAG CACAACCAAGACAGGAAGCACAGGACGTATGTCTATATTCTCATCGTCACAGACATACTGGAGGACTGGGAAGACTCTATCAACATAG GAAGAAAACGGAATTGGTTCAAGATCGACGAAGCCATTCAGGTGCTGCAGAGCTACAGGCCTGTCCAAGCTGAATACCTGCACAGGCACAAGAACACCTGTAATTCCACCTGCAGCCCAGTCTGTCACCCAAGTAATGGCAACACACTGGGCTCCCTCATGATGGACAACAGCAATCCTCATTATGTTGTTAGTTCTGCAAAAACCTTGGATCTCGTCAACCGATGA
- the ube2na gene encoding ubiquitin-conjugating enzyme E2Na, whose translation MAGLPRRIIKETQRLFAEPVPGIQAEPDESNARYFHVVISGPQDSPFEGGTFKLELFLPEEYPMAAPKVRFMTKIYHPNVDKLGRICLDILKDKWSPALQIRTVLLSIQALLSAPNPDDPLANDVAEKWKSNEVEAIETAKSWTRLYAGNK comes from the exons ATGGCAGGACTGCCCCGCAGGATTATAAAG GAAACTCAACGTTTGTTTGCTGAGCCAGTGCCAGGTATCCAGGCAGAGCCAGACGAAAGCAACGCTCGCTATTTTCACGTGGTCATTTCTGGACCCCAGGACTCGCCATTTGAGGGGGGTACATTTAAACTAGAACTCTTTTTACCGGAGGAATACCCAATGGCAGCACCAAAAGTTCGCTTCATGACTAAAATATATCATCCGAATGTAGACAAGCTGGGAAGAATATGTCTAGACATCCTCAAAG ATAAATGGTCACCAGCTCTGCAGATCCGCACAGTGTTGCTGTCAATCCAGGCCTTACTAAGTGCGCCGAACCCTGATGATCCCTTAGCGAATGACGTTGCCGAGAAGTGGAAGAGCAACGAAGTTGAAGCTATAGAGACAG CCAAGTCATGGACCAGACTTTATGCAGGAAACAAATGA